Proteins from one Caulobacter sp. 73W genomic window:
- a CDS encoding methyltransferase regulatory domain-containing protein — MSSWSEGYTTDVQYTSHFHSELSPTHIAFTANVTGYRAPDVTKPFAYCELGSGQGVSLNLIAAGHPDSRFWGFDFNPGQTANARRLAEQAGLTNVVFEDWSFAQAIENASALPKFDFITLHGIYSWVSEDNRREIVAFIDRTLKPGGLVYISYNALPGWAGTAPFRHLARQHLLRFPGRSDRQVPKFLELSDMLENAGAAYYATNPSLASRLKMIRSQPPAYFAHEFLNENWQPFYVDEVARQMSGARLEYMASATLPENIDVAAVPPGLPALIGQVAPDDRVWQELLRDYANNKAFRRDIYGRGVNTVTSSEQLNRFLQWSFALAVPRDEVRLKFNSPLGEIGGAPEIYNPIFDRLAKGAAGFDELLQLDPGIDRGRLTQALTLLVHSRQVSVLSAKPDPKAVRPINTAIVEAAYDGVSLGVLVASAARTGFAVTGNDLFAAGAMLAGRGKSAEDAAEYVYEKLSARGRAIQKEAKPLTSRKDATAYLVTQFTTALLSKSVIWKTLGIV; from the coding sequence ATGAGCAGCTGGAGCGAAGGCTACACGACGGACGTTCAGTACACGTCCCACTTCCACTCGGAGCTCTCTCCGACGCACATCGCATTCACGGCGAACGTCACGGGTTACCGTGCGCCGGATGTAACCAAGCCTTTCGCGTACTGCGAACTCGGTAGCGGTCAGGGCGTATCCCTAAACCTGATTGCGGCGGGGCACCCGGACAGCCGCTTCTGGGGGTTCGATTTCAACCCTGGCCAGACAGCCAATGCTCGCCGCCTGGCGGAGCAGGCGGGGCTCACGAATGTCGTCTTCGAAGATTGGAGCTTTGCTCAAGCGATTGAAAATGCTTCGGCTTTGCCGAAGTTCGACTTCATAACGCTGCACGGCATCTACTCGTGGGTCTCGGAGGACAATCGCCGTGAGATTGTCGCCTTTATTGATCGCACCCTGAAGCCGGGGGGGCTGGTCTACATCTCGTACAATGCTCTTCCCGGATGGGCTGGAACTGCTCCGTTCCGCCATTTGGCGCGCCAACACCTTCTGCGGTTTCCTGGCCGGTCCGACCGCCAAGTTCCCAAGTTCCTCGAACTTTCAGACATGCTCGAGAACGCGGGCGCCGCCTACTATGCGACCAATCCTTCGCTGGCCTCGCGGCTAAAGATGATCAGATCTCAGCCGCCTGCATACTTCGCGCATGAATTTCTCAACGAGAATTGGCAACCGTTCTACGTCGATGAAGTCGCCCGCCAGATGTCCGGCGCGCGGCTTGAATACATGGCTTCGGCAACCCTGCCGGAGAATATAGATGTGGCGGCGGTTCCGCCTGGCTTGCCCGCGCTTATCGGGCAGGTCGCCCCGGACGATCGGGTTTGGCAGGAGCTGCTGCGAGACTACGCTAACAACAAGGCGTTCCGACGGGATATCTATGGCCGCGGTGTCAACACCGTAACTTCCAGTGAACAGCTGAACCGTTTCCTTCAGTGGAGCTTCGCGCTCGCCGTGCCGCGGGATGAGGTTCGCTTAAAATTCAATAGCCCGCTGGGTGAAATCGGCGGAGCCCCCGAAATCTACAATCCCATCTTTGATCGCTTGGCCAAGGGGGCCGCAGGATTCGATGAGCTCCTGCAGTTGGATCCTGGTATCGATCGCGGACGACTTACCCAAGCATTGACCCTTCTGGTGCATTCAAGACAGGTTAGCGTTCTTAGCGCCAAACCTGACCCAAAGGCGGTCAGGCCTATCAATACCGCTATTGTAGAGGCGGCTTACGACGGCGTTAGCCTCGGCGTCTTGGTGGCTTCTGCTGCGCGAACTGGGTTTGCGGTGACGGGCAACGACCTTTTCGCGGCCGGCGCGATGCTCGCAGGTCGCGGTAAGTCGGCCGAAGATGCAGCCGAGTATGTCTATGAGAAGCTCTCGGCCCGGGGGCGCGCTATCCAGAAGGAGGCAAAGCCGCTCACTTCGCGTAAGGATGCAACGGCGTACTTGGTCACGCAGTTTACCACTGCTCTCCTCAGCAAATCGGTCATCTGGAAGACGCTAGGCATCGTCTAA
- a CDS encoding ABC transporter permease encodes MTNLKELFRALSAWDVWWAIAMDDVLARYRRTALGPLWIVLAQAAFVAGLYILHKSLFAAGGDHWRYLLYLSASMPVWSLLSSLLLDGSTALLRAKGFIESYPLPMPIYIVRSIVASFVMFLHMLLVYVVVLLIVRPAFEPSMLLAIPGLAIVMLFGLGITLLLAPLSARYRDIAPALAAGMNLMFVLSPVFWTPTPEQKAQWLLQINPFYHLLEVVRTPLSGGQIEPHNWIIAGAIAVTSLVAGVIVFGRTRSTISYWI; translated from the coding sequence ATGACGAACCTGAAGGAGCTGTTTCGCGCTCTCAGCGCCTGGGACGTCTGGTGGGCGATCGCCATGGACGACGTCCTGGCGCGCTATCGGCGCACCGCGCTCGGCCCGCTCTGGATCGTGCTCGCGCAGGCCGCCTTCGTGGCCGGTCTCTATATCCTGCATAAGAGCCTGTTCGCGGCGGGCGGCGACCATTGGCGCTATCTGCTTTATCTTTCCGCCAGCATGCCGGTTTGGAGCCTGCTGTCGTCCTTGCTGCTGGACGGATCGACGGCGCTGTTGCGGGCCAAGGGCTTCATCGAAAGCTATCCGCTGCCGATGCCGATCTACATCGTGCGCTCGATCGTCGCCTCGTTCGTGATGTTCCTCCACATGCTGCTGGTCTATGTCGTCGTGCTGCTGATCGTGCGTCCGGCGTTCGAGCCCAGCATGCTCCTGGCGATTCCAGGCCTGGCGATCGTCATGCTGTTCGGTCTGGGGATCACCCTTCTGCTGGCGCCGCTGAGCGCTCGCTATCGCGATATCGCGCCGGCTCTGGCGGCGGGGATGAACCTGATGTTCGTGCTATCGCCCGTGTTCTGGACGCCGACGCCGGAGCAGAAGGCCCAGTGGCTGCTGCAGATCAATCCATTCTATCATCTGCTGGAGGTGGTGCGTACGCCCCTGTCCGGCGGGCAGATCGAACCGCATAACTGGATTATCGCCGGGGCGATCGCCGTGACCAGCCTCGTCGCGGGGGTGATCGTCTTCGGGCGCACCCGTTCGACCATCAGCTACTGGATCTAG
- a CDS encoding ABC transporter ATP-binding protein translates to MAHITLDGVTVAYPVVISNRQQSAFANAAHALSFGRYGRGVGVDHVVAIDDLTLNLPRGTRIGLIGRNGSGKSTLLKTCAGIITPAKGRIDINGTVGCLLGLGAGLEVDKSGIDNMQLIGRFHGLRGADLKDAVAEAAEFTELGPFLHMPVRTYSTGMMARLAFAIATAQHSDIMLIDEVIATGDAHFINKAVDRVRTVCANSGVTLVASHMPNLLADFCDEAIWMHAGKVQARGPVLEVWDQYAASVN, encoded by the coding sequence ATGGCCCACATCACCCTCGACGGCGTGACCGTGGCCTATCCGGTCGTGATCTCGAACCGCCAGCAGTCAGCCTTCGCCAATGCGGCGCACGCACTCAGCTTCGGCCGGTATGGGCGGGGCGTGGGCGTCGATCACGTGGTGGCCATCGACGACCTGACCCTGAACCTGCCGCGCGGCACCCGCATCGGCCTGATCGGCCGCAACGGGTCGGGCAAGAGCACCCTGCTCAAGACCTGCGCCGGCATCATCACCCCGGCCAAGGGCAGGATCGACATCAACGGGACGGTCGGCTGCCTTCTCGGCCTGGGCGCCGGCCTGGAGGTCGACAAGTCGGGCATTGACAACATGCAGCTGATCGGCCGCTTCCACGGCCTGCGCGGGGCGGACCTGAAGGACGCCGTGGCCGAGGCGGCCGAGTTCACCGAGCTTGGCCCGTTCCTGCATATGCCGGTGCGCACCTACTCCACCGGCATGATGGCGCGGCTGGCCTTCGCCATCGCCACGGCGCAGCACAGCGACATCATGTTGATCGACGAGGTGATAGCCACCGGCGACGCTCACTTCATCAACAAGGCGGTCGATCGTGTCCGTACGGTCTGCGCCAATTCGGGCGTGACCCTGGTGGCCAGCCACATGCCGAACCTGCTGGCCGACTTCTGCGACGAGGCCATCTGGATGCATGCCGGCAAGGTGCAGGCCCGCGGGCCCGTGCTGGAGGTCTGGGATCAGTATGCCGCCAGCGTCAATTAA
- a CDS encoding glycosyltransferase family 4 protein, which translates to MKLAIVTPFVQRSAIGRVNAAVADQLATRGHEVQIIRSESVDDPQAPLHPTDLPCRHWSKVDLAALARQVDLAIVNVGDNYLFHGGIFPVLEQVPSLGVFHDLYIYNLFSGWLFDKQLDWKVHDGEIEAVYGPQALDAARAARSGELDMGGIAKVIPMTEWVARRCAGALSHADFYRERLEAVCAGPVGMIPLCGPARPGGPAPARKRKELVVVTLGVMNANKCAAEVIQAIAASDNLKDIVRYRLVGAILDSERERLTALADELGFTGLSIEGAVDDHAFEAAMADADIITCLRRPVLEGASGSVIDGMLSGRPTIVCDAGFYGEQPDDLVCKIGPQVDVEELTAALERLAADPAGRRKMGEKARAYALDALGPQRYAEGLEAAAREIIDALPLLAVGERMGWRLSQLGLDREHPSAERLGLSLQALLAPH; encoded by the coding sequence GTGAAGCTCGCCATCGTCACGCCCTTCGTGCAGCGCTCGGCCATCGGCCGGGTGAACGCCGCCGTCGCCGACCAGCTGGCGACCCGCGGCCACGAGGTGCAGATCATCCGCAGCGAAAGCGTCGATGATCCACAGGCGCCGCTGCACCCCACCGACCTGCCCTGCCGGCACTGGTCGAAGGTGGACCTGGCCGCCCTGGCGCGTCAGGTGGACCTGGCGATCGTCAATGTCGGCGACAACTACCTGTTCCACGGGGGGATCTTCCCGGTGCTGGAGCAGGTCCCGTCGCTCGGCGTCTTCCACGACCTCTACATCTACAATCTGTTCTCGGGCTGGCTCTTCGACAAGCAGCTGGACTGGAAGGTTCATGATGGCGAGATCGAGGCGGTCTACGGCCCGCAGGCCTTGGACGCCGCCCGCGCGGCGCGCTCCGGCGAGCTGGATATGGGCGGCATCGCCAAGGTCATCCCCATGACCGAATGGGTCGCCCGCCGCTGCGCCGGCGCCCTGTCCCACGCCGATTTCTATCGCGAACGGCTGGAGGCGGTCTGCGCCGGACCGGTGGGGATGATCCCGCTGTGCGGCCCGGCGCGTCCGGGCGGTCCCGCCCCTGCGCGCAAACGCAAGGAACTCGTGGTCGTCACCCTCGGGGTCATGAACGCCAACAAGTGCGCCGCCGAGGTCATCCAGGCCATCGCGGCCTCCGACAACCTGAAGGACATCGTCCGCTATCGCCTGGTCGGCGCGATTCTCGATTCGGAGCGCGAGCGCCTGACCGCCCTGGCCGACGAACTGGGCTTCACTGGCCTGTCCATCGAGGGCGCGGTCGATGACCACGCCTTCGAGGCCGCCATGGCCGACGCCGACATCATCACCTGCCTTCGCCGCCCGGTGCTGGAGGGCGCCTCCGGCTCGGTCATCGACGGCATGCTGTCTGGCCGCCCGACCATCGTTTGCGACGCCGGCTTCTATGGCGAACAACCCGACGATCTGGTCTGCAAGATCGGCCCGCAGGTGGATGTCGAAGAACTTACCGCGGCGCTGGAGCGTCTGGCCGCCGATCCCGCCGGCCGGCGCAAGATGGGCGAGAAGGCCCGCGCCTACGCCCTCGACGCCCTAGGCCCTCAGCGCTATGCCGAAGGGCTTGAAGCCGCCGCTCGCGAAATCATCGACGCCCTGCCCCTGCTGGCAGTGGGCGAGCGCATGGGCTGGAGGCTCTCACAGCTAGGCCTTGATCGAGAACATCCGAGCGCCGAGCGTCTAGGGCTCTCCTTACAGGCCTTGCTGGCGCCGCATTAA
- a CDS encoding FkbM family methyltransferase, which produces MRPARLDLSVRNAMGDPQPAPTGPRSAPRSDATPEAAPTSRNPVRRLLGRTLGPVAHYARRYLNASVEHHLKHVDHRITELSEQMERLERSLQASMLTVHRGLDSAHAQRQTALIQHLDARTEGLAGLFGPRFDEIELKTRPLIDYDADTIAVRLGDGYVMAPRDQPLFTLMLADATTGGLEPGTRRALKKLIVPGMNVADVGANVGLLTLVCARSTGHTGLVWAFEPELGPRTLASKMAAANGLSWVDLRDTAVGAKAGTLTFNVSPIIGHSSLYALPGDEQKAAKKVKVKVVTLDEAIGPKTRLDVVKIDVEGAELDVLEGMAGLLKANTDLAIIAEYGPSHLERVGITPTAWFKAFTSKGYKAYAIAEPTGLVSPCDPKSLEDVELVNIAFVKPGGAAAKRLGAA; this is translated from the coding sequence TTGCGCCCCGCCCGACTCGATCTGTCCGTCCGCAACGCCATGGGAGATCCGCAACCTGCACCCACTGGGCCGCGCTCCGCGCCCCGTTCGGACGCGACCCCGGAAGCCGCTCCGACATCGCGCAATCCTGTGCGCCGCCTCCTGGGCAGGACCCTCGGCCCCGTCGCCCACTACGCCCGGCGCTATCTGAACGCCTCCGTCGAACACCATCTCAAGCACGTCGACCATCGGATCACCGAGCTGTCGGAGCAGATGGAACGCCTGGAGCGCTCGCTGCAGGCCTCGATGCTGACCGTCCATCGCGGACTCGATTCGGCCCACGCCCAACGCCAGACCGCGCTGATCCAGCATCTCGACGCCCGCACCGAGGGCCTCGCCGGCCTGTTCGGCCCGCGCTTCGATGAGATCGAGCTGAAGACCCGGCCCCTTATCGACTACGACGCCGACACCATCGCCGTGCGTCTGGGCGACGGCTATGTCATGGCTCCGCGCGACCAGCCGCTGTTCACCCTCATGCTGGCCGACGCCACCACCGGCGGGCTGGAGCCTGGCACCCGTCGGGCCCTCAAGAAGCTGATCGTCCCCGGCATGAACGTCGCCGATGTCGGCGCCAATGTCGGCCTGCTGACCCTGGTCTGCGCCCGCTCGACCGGCCACACCGGCCTGGTCTGGGCCTTCGAGCCGGAACTGGGCCCACGCACCCTGGCCTCGAAGATGGCGGCCGCCAACGGCCTGTCCTGGGTTGATCTGCGCGACACCGCCGTGGGCGCCAAGGCCGGGACCCTGACCTTCAATGTCAGCCCCATCATCGGCCACTCCTCCCTCTACGCCCTGCCCGGCGACGAGCAGAAGGCCGCCAAAAAGGTGAAGGTGAAGGTCGTCACCCTGGACGAGGCCATCGGGCCGAAGACCAGGCTCGATGTCGTGAAGATTGACGTCGAGGGCGCGGAGCTGGATGTGCTGGAAGGCATGGCCGGCCTGCTGAAGGCCAATACGGACCTGGCGATCATCGCCGAGTACGGCCCCAGTCACCTGGAGCGAGTTGGGATCACACCGACCGCCTGGTTCAAGGCCTTCACCTCCAAGGGCTACAAGGCCTACGCCATCGCTGAGCCCACCGGACTCGTCAGCCCCTGCGATCCGAAGAGCCTGGAGGACGTGGAGTTGGTGAACATCGCCTTCGTCAAACCGGGCGGCGCGGCCGCCAAGCGTCTGGGCGCGGCGTGA
- a CDS encoding type I secretion system permease/ATPase: protein MAAPAAPQANAKPTALNRAVDAAKPAIVTAVVFSFFINVLALVSPLYMLQVYDRVLTSRNEMTLLFLTLIVIFLFVVYGFLEALRTQVLVRGGLKFDGTVRDPVFGAVLDSTLKRKGMGPQSFRDMDQIRDFLTGAGLIAFCDAPWIPVFVIVAFVLHPFFGVLAIVSGLIIFGLALANDRVTNEPIKKANQAAISAQNDVGATLRNSEVMKAMGMWGGLQARWKLKRDEQVSWQASASDRGGALMSGIKFFRQVVQTIILGGGAYLAIKGEISPGSMIAASIIVGRALAPIEQAVGQWKGFVSARGSWDRLQVTLRDNPEDEQRMPLPEPKGRLAVEGAAIMPPGGSAPTLRNASFVLEPGTVLGVVGPSAAGKSSLMRGLVGVWPTVAGAIRLDGFDLKQWDPQQLGRHVGYLPQDIELFSGTIAENIARFSEYEANDVIEAASLAGVHEMVQGLPNGYDTPIGEVGATLSGGQRQRVALARAVYRMPALVVLDEPNASLDAAGEQALVEAITKLKSAGKTVVFATHKPNLLAVADAIMVVNGGVIADVGKRDEMLGKLLGAPRPAAPPATPPAGGAPA, encoded by the coding sequence ATGGCTGCTCCTGCCGCTCCTCAAGCTAACGCAAAGCCGACCGCTCTCAACCGTGCCGTCGACGCCGCCAAGCCGGCGATCGTCACCGCGGTCGTGTTCAGCTTCTTTATCAACGTGCTGGCCCTCGTCAGCCCGCTCTACATGCTGCAGGTCTACGACCGGGTCCTGACCAGCCGCAATGAGATGACGCTGCTGTTTCTGACGCTGATCGTCATCTTCCTGTTCGTCGTCTACGGCTTCCTGGAAGCGTTGCGCACTCAAGTCCTGGTCCGCGGCGGGCTGAAGTTCGATGGCACGGTGCGTGATCCGGTGTTCGGCGCGGTGCTCGACTCCACCCTGAAGCGCAAGGGCATGGGGCCGCAGTCATTTCGCGACATGGACCAGATCCGTGACTTCCTCACGGGCGCGGGTCTGATCGCGTTCTGCGACGCGCCATGGATTCCAGTCTTCGTCATCGTCGCCTTCGTCCTGCATCCGTTCTTCGGCGTCTTGGCGATCGTCTCGGGCCTGATCATCTTCGGTCTTGCCTTGGCCAATGATCGCGTGACGAACGAGCCGATCAAGAAGGCCAACCAAGCCGCGATCTCCGCGCAGAACGACGTCGGCGCGACGCTGCGGAACTCCGAGGTCATGAAGGCCATGGGTATGTGGGGCGGCCTGCAGGCCCGCTGGAAGCTCAAGCGCGACGAACAGGTCTCGTGGCAGGCGTCGGCCAGCGATCGGGGCGGCGCCCTGATGTCGGGCATCAAGTTCTTCCGTCAGGTGGTTCAGACGATCATCCTCGGGGGCGGCGCCTATCTGGCCATCAAGGGCGAAATCTCGCCCGGTTCCATGATCGCCGCTTCGATCATCGTCGGCCGCGCTCTCGCGCCGATCGAGCAGGCGGTGGGCCAGTGGAAGGGCTTTGTCAGCGCCCGCGGCAGCTGGGATCGTCTGCAGGTCACCCTGCGGGACAATCCTGAGGATGAACAACGGATGCCGTTGCCCGAACCCAAGGGGCGGCTGGCCGTCGAGGGCGCCGCCATCATGCCGCCAGGCGGCTCTGCGCCGACTTTGCGTAACGCCAGCTTCGTACTCGAACCGGGCACGGTCCTTGGCGTGGTCGGCCCCAGCGCCGCGGGCAAGTCCAGCCTCATGCGCGGTCTGGTCGGCGTCTGGCCGACGGTCGCCGGCGCGATCCGCTTGGACGGCTTCGACCTTAAGCAATGGGACCCTCAACAGCTGGGCCGCCACGTCGGCTACCTGCCGCAGGACATTGAGTTGTTCAGCGGTACGATCGCCGAGAACATCGCTCGCTTCTCCGAGTACGAGGCTAACGACGTCATTGAAGCCGCCAGCCTCGCTGGCGTTCACGAGATGGTGCAAGGTCTGCCAAACGGTTACGACACGCCCATCGGCGAAGTCGGCGCGACGCTTTCGGGCGGTCAACGTCAGCGCGTCGCCTTGGCCCGCGCGGTTTACCGCATGCCCGCCCTCGTCGTACTGGATGAGCCGAATGCCAGTCTGGACGCTGCCGGCGAACAAGCTCTGGTGGAGGCCATCACCAAACTCAAGTCGGCGGGCAAGACGGTCGTCTTCGCTACCCACAAGCCGAACCTTCTGGCCGTGGCCGACGCCATCATGGTGGTCAATGGCGGCGTGATCGCCGACGTCGGCAAGCGTGACGAAATGCTCGGCAAGCTGCTTGGCGCTCCGCGCCCGGCCGCACCGCCTGCTACGCCGCCGGCTGGCGGCGCTCCGGCCTGA
- a CDS encoding helix-turn-helix domain-containing protein, translated as MYGNPQRLNTTEAQDLRKEGGRWLKAQREAAGLSQRQLAALVGADYYTFISQLETGRGRIPPDRYRDWAEALNVESRDFVRELLRFYDPITYGILFEA; from the coding sequence ATGTACGGCAATCCGCAACGTCTAAACACCACCGAGGCGCAGGACCTGCGCAAAGAGGGTGGTCGTTGGCTCAAGGCGCAGCGCGAAGCGGCGGGTCTGTCCCAGCGTCAGCTGGCGGCTCTGGTCGGCGCTGACTACTACACCTTCATCTCGCAGCTCGAGACCGGCCGTGGCCGCATCCCGCCGGATCGTTATCGGGACTGGGCTGAAGCGCTGAACGTGGAGTCTCGCGATTTCGTGCGCGAGTTACTTCGCTTTTACGATCCGATAACCTATGGGATCCTTTTTGAAGCCTAA